A single window of Paenibacillus sp. SYP-B4298 DNA harbors:
- a CDS encoding methyl-accepting chemotaxis protein has product MGTKLLAPFTAVISRLRYAQKFILVSVLFCIPLVFLFTIWLMDVNNRIQVSEREHVGTEYLKETVPLILDVQKLQGVSQQLLAGNESLREKQESLTKDIDASITAITALQQQKALEGMDDSWKSIVLSWQSITSSRDSLSADQSRTRYETLLDDLLQYMLLVADQSGLSLDTQIDSIYMVFVLTQEFPDIIKASNTLQATGHDVLTNKRLTDTERVELSVARENLIAADQAMQRSLSNAYTYNPELTDVLKGTGDKSSSVIASLTNKVNEAILYTSEIKSSSAVYYEETATFIGQLTEFSLLLPNQLDHMLGEREIVLVSYRNTLVGITLFCLLLVALFYVAFYRNVKLTVKQLQEQAQAMANGDFSRTLVLSTRDELKQVGDSFTVMGDSLNDLLRRNQEVAEQVAASAQELTAVSEESTMAMQQVSGSIQGVSEGTEVQSQAARETATVMNEMAGGINRIAEAVSEAAEMAVKASQSAREGESELEGVVGQMNTIKASAVQSEEIVTRLDENSTRIGQIVTAIMDIARQTRLLALNANIEAARAGEHGRGFAVVAQEVGKLADQTRHSVQTISELIEDIRSMVQETVQSMQQMNSETEQGLQAISRASETLGVMIEAVRQVNDQIQEVSAASEQISAGMEEVTSAIGEVADISTRTSSESESMAAAAEQQLASMEEIQNSAQGLGMIAQQLQDDLGRFVLKGKG; this is encoded by the coding sequence TTCTGGTGAGCGTGCTGTTTTGTATTCCGCTTGTATTCCTGTTTACCATCTGGCTGATGGATGTCAATAACCGGATTCAGGTTTCTGAACGAGAGCATGTTGGAACCGAGTATCTGAAGGAGACTGTACCGCTGATCCTGGATGTCCAGAAGCTTCAAGGGGTTTCTCAGCAGTTGCTGGCGGGCAATGAGAGCTTGCGAGAGAAGCAGGAGAGCCTCACGAAGGATATTGATGCGTCAATCACTGCGATCACTGCGCTGCAGCAGCAGAAGGCGTTGGAAGGGATGGATGATTCGTGGAAGTCGATCGTTCTATCCTGGCAGTCGATCACGAGCAGTCGCGACAGTCTGTCTGCCGACCAGAGCCGCACCCGCTACGAGACGCTGCTTGATGACCTGCTGCAATACATGCTCCTTGTCGCTGATCAATCAGGCTTGTCACTGGATACGCAGATTGATTCGATTTATATGGTCTTTGTTCTCACTCAAGAATTTCCGGATATTATAAAAGCATCGAACACCCTCCAAGCTACGGGTCATGATGTGCTGACTAATAAGCGGCTGACGGATACGGAGCGGGTGGAGCTAAGCGTAGCCAGGGAAAATCTGATTGCAGCCGATCAGGCCATGCAGCGTTCGTTATCTAATGCATATACGTACAACCCGGAGCTAACGGATGTGCTGAAGGGGACAGGCGACAAGAGCTCCAGTGTCATTGCTAGTCTGACGAACAAGGTGAATGAGGCGATCCTGTACACGTCCGAGATCAAGTCATCCTCGGCTGTCTATTATGAAGAGACCGCGACCTTCATTGGACAGCTAACCGAGTTCTCCTTGCTGCTCCCCAATCAACTGGATCATATGCTGGGCGAACGTGAGATCGTGCTTGTGAGCTACCGCAATACACTGGTCGGCATTACACTATTCTGTCTGCTGCTGGTCGCTCTGTTCTATGTGGCGTTCTACCGTAATGTTAAACTGACGGTCAAGCAGTTGCAGGAGCAAGCGCAAGCTATGGCGAACGGTGATTTCTCGCGGACGCTTGTGCTGAGCACCCGAGATGAGCTGAAGCAGGTGGGCGACTCCTTCACCGTGATGGGGGATTCATTGAATGACCTGCTGAGGCGGAACCAGGAGGTGGCTGAGCAGGTGGCGGCCTCGGCTCAGGAACTGACAGCCGTGTCGGAGGAATCGACGATGGCGATGCAGCAGGTCTCCGGCTCCATCCAGGGCGTCTCGGAGGGCACGGAGGTGCAGAGCCAGGCAGCCAGAGAGACCGCTACGGTGATGAACGAGATGGCGGGCGGCATTAACCGGATCGCCGAGGCGGTATCTGAGGCAGCCGAGATGGCTGTCAAAGCCTCCCAGAGCGCGAGGGAGGGAGAGAGTGAGCTGGAAGGTGTAGTCGGCCAGATGAATACAATTAAAGCCTCGGCCGTTCAATCCGAGGAGATTGTTACAAGGCTGGACGAGAATTCGACCAGGATCGGGCAGATCGTAACGGCCATTATGGACATTGCACGCCAGACGCGGCTGTTAGCCTTGAATGCCAATATTGAAGCAGCCCGTGCGGGCGAGCATGGCCGCGGCTTTGCAGTTGTCGCTCAGGAGGTCGGCAAGCTGGCGGATCAGACCAGACATTCGGTGCAGACAATCTCCGAGCTGATAGAGGACATTCGATCTATGGTGCAGGAGACGGTACAGTCGATGCAGCAGATGAATTCGGAGACGGAGCAGGGGCTGCAAGCCATTAGTCGGGCTTCGGAGACGCTGGGTGTGATGATCGAGGCTGTACGTCAGGTGAATGATCAGATTCAGGAGGTTTCGGCGGCCTCGGAGCAGATCTCTGCGGGGATGGAGGAAGTGACCAGCGCGATCGGCGAAGTCGCCGATATATCGACGCGCACGTCGTCCGAATCCGAGTCGATGGCAGCCGCTGCTGAGCAGCAGTTGGCCTCCATGGAGGAGATTCAGAATTCGGCGCAGGGACTAGGCATGATAGCTCAGCAGCTTCAGGACGATCTGGGACGATTCGTGCTGAAGGGAAAGGGCTGA